From one Peredibacter starrii genomic stretch:
- a CDS encoding RluA family pseudouridine synthase, with protein MSSEPDNTDETQNYTVTVTNEDREEYKRLDVYLAQKLPQFSRSTLRRLFDDEEISSDVKLSINKMPPAGTVIEVEIPPPVPTDLIAENIPLDILFEDKHLIIINKPAGLVVHPAPGHYTGTLVNAILYHCPDLKGIGAEKRPGIVHRLDMGTSGVMVVAKDQATHEGLVSLFSIHDIDRKYEALVGGQPAQQGGTITTTIGRHPTHRQKMAANVKNGKTAVTHYKVLKQYKGAAHMELRLQTGRTHQIRVHMSQMLHTPVLCDPIYGGSDSHLKRTPDSIRQRLIDYPYQLLHAKELGFVHPITKEKLHFTAPPPEIFQAALKAFSE; from the coding sequence ATGTCTTCCGAACCAGATAACACCGACGAAACCCAGAACTATACCGTCACCGTCACTAACGAAGACCGTGAAGAGTATAAGCGTCTGGATGTTTACTTAGCTCAGAAGCTTCCGCAGTTTTCTCGCTCTACGCTTCGTCGTTTATTTGATGATGAAGAAATTTCCAGTGACGTGAAGCTCTCTATTAATAAGATGCCTCCGGCCGGAACGGTGATTGAAGTTGAAATTCCTCCTCCGGTACCAACTGATCTCATCGCAGAAAATATCCCTTTAGATATTCTGTTTGAAGATAAACATCTCATCATCATTAATAAACCTGCGGGTCTGGTGGTTCATCCAGCTCCCGGCCACTATACTGGCACCTTAGTGAATGCCATCCTCTATCACTGTCCGGATCTAAAGGGCATTGGTGCAGAGAAGAGACCTGGAATTGTTCACCGTCTTGATATGGGAACTTCTGGTGTAATGGTAGTTGCAAAAGATCAGGCGACTCATGAAGGGCTCGTAAGTCTTTTCTCGATCCATGATATTGATAGAAAATACGAAGCACTCGTCGGTGGCCAGCCGGCCCAGCAAGGTGGCACGATCACAACGACAATTGGCAGACACCCGACTCACCGTCAGAAAATGGCGGCAAACGTGAAAAACGGAAAGACCGCTGTTACTCATTATAAAGTTCTTAAGCAGTATAAGGGCGCGGCCCATATGGAACTTCGACTGCAAACCGGTCGAACTCACCAGATTCGTGTGCACATGTCACAAATGCTTCACACGCCCGTCTTATGTGATCCCATCTATGGTGGAAGTGATTCGCACTTAAAGCGCACTCCGGATTCCATCCGCCAGAGACTAATTGATTATCCTTATCAACTGCTTCACGCCAAGGAGCTGGGATTCGTACATCCGATTACCAAAGAGAAGCTCCATTTCACGGCGCCTCCACCAGAAATATTCCAAGCGGCACTCAAAGCTTTCTCAGAGTGA
- a CDS encoding vitamin K epoxide reductase/DsbA family protein, giving the protein MEQKKSLTMNGMTGPNFLFILNAVGMIAVSIYLTTHFYDVLYPTKLGGASTLCNISNFFNCDAATYSKISNIAGVPISFFGIIVGLLFLFTSLMPGESLEKTSSAVAKYNFIGCVLLFIFSLAVLGSLCPFCTLYYILSGVAFFLMWKYGSNSWVPDFKVAGLWAVLLIGGSAFMYMTTKEKADVNAKISKSIVEQFRKLGSSGDPDVESPYKIHMATEKFADSPIRITVFSDFQCPFCKVVAEQMHEIIRRYPNKVSIQYMFFPLDAKCNSNVKGRFHESACDAAMLAACDEKKFVSLHDEIFANQDKLQSGVLADLAKKYELNGCFENETIKNRVIEAINQGTKYNLKSTPTIIINGKKIEGTIPNNQFFAIFEDILSGN; this is encoded by the coding sequence ATGGAACAGAAAAAAAGCCTCACCATGAACGGCATGACCGGGCCAAATTTTCTTTTTATCTTAAATGCGGTGGGCATGATTGCAGTGAGTATTTATCTCACAACTCACTTCTACGATGTTCTCTACCCAACTAAACTGGGTGGAGCGAGCACACTTTGTAACATATCTAATTTTTTTAATTGTGATGCTGCTACCTATTCTAAGATTTCAAACATCGCTGGAGTGCCGATTTCATTCTTCGGAATCATCGTTGGTCTATTGTTCTTATTCACGAGCTTAATGCCAGGTGAATCACTTGAGAAAACTTCAAGTGCCGTAGCAAAATATAACTTCATTGGCTGCGTACTGCTTTTCATTTTCTCACTCGCAGTTCTTGGAAGCCTATGTCCTTTCTGTACTCTTTATTACATCCTTTCAGGTGTTGCCTTTTTCCTTATGTGGAAATATGGCTCAAACTCTTGGGTACCGGATTTTAAAGTAGCAGGTCTTTGGGCAGTTCTTCTTATCGGCGGCTCGGCCTTCATGTACATGACAACGAAAGAGAAAGCTGATGTGAATGCTAAGATCTCTAAGAGCATCGTAGAGCAATTCAGAAAGCTTGGTTCAAGTGGTGATCCGGATGTTGAGTCTCCTTATAAGATTCACATGGCAACTGAGAAATTCGCTGATTCTCCAATTCGTATTACGGTATTTTCTGACTTCCAATGTCCATTCTGTAAGGTCGTGGCCGAGCAGATGCACGAAATCATCAGAAGATATCCGAATAAAGTAAGTATTCAGTATATGTTCTTCCCACTAGATGCTAAATGTAACTCAAACGTAAAAGGTCGCTTCCACGAGAGTGCATGTGACGCTGCTATGCTAGCTGCTTGTGATGAGAAGAAGTTTGTGTCTCTGCACGATGAAATCTTCGCAAATCAAGATAAACTGCAATCAGGCGTTCTTGCTGATCTTGCCAAGAAGTATGAACTGAATGGTTGTTTTGAGAATGAAACAATCAAGAATCGTGTGATCGAAGCGATCAATCAAGGTACAAAATACAACCTGAAGTCGACTCCAACGATCATTATTAACGGTAAGAAGATTGAAGGAACAATTCCTAACAATCAATTCTTCGCGATCTTTGAAGATATTTTAAGCGGAAACTAA
- a CDS encoding polyphenol oxidase family protein: MDIPYSSNLNRGRFETWTHKPDMFLVHAHQVHGTDIVSMETLPCEADGLVVSWEEFEQPLAIKTADCLPVVIEGEKGVVFLHAGWRGLAHGILERPEIAMIKPQRVLIGPCIHECCFEVSPDFGENFKGSPFFTKRGDKNYFNLPEEAKRRLRETFPQLLVEVAPYCTCCNENFNSYRRNKTTERNWNIYIKG, translated from the coding sequence ATGGATATTCCTTATTCTTCGAATCTCAATCGCGGTCGATTTGAGACCTGGACCCACAAACCTGACATGTTTTTAGTTCATGCCCATCAAGTGCATGGTACTGATATCGTTTCGATGGAAACACTTCCCTGCGAAGCGGATGGACTGGTTGTTTCGTGGGAAGAATTTGAACAACCGCTGGCCATTAAGACTGCGGATTGTTTACCAGTCGTCATTGAAGGTGAAAAAGGTGTGGTGTTTCTTCATGCGGGATGGAGAGGACTTGCTCATGGGATCTTAGAGCGGCCTGAAATCGCCATGATCAAACCACAAAGAGTCCTGATTGGACCTTGTATTCATGAATGTTGCTTTGAGGTTTCTCCTGATTTTGGTGAGAATTTTAAGGGTTCTCCCTTTTTCACCAAGCGTGGAGACAAAAACTATTTCAATCTTCCGGAGGAGGCCAAACGCCGCCTGAGAGAAACTTTTCCTCAGCTTCTGGTTGAAGTCGCCCCTTACTGCACATGTTGTAATGAAAATTTTAATAGCTATCGTCGAAATAAAACTACAGAAAGAAACTGGAATATCTACATAAAAGGATGA
- the gap gene encoding type I glyceraldehyde-3-phosphate dehydrogenase, producing MKTVKIGINGVGRIGRTILRAYFDRIAKNLDTNIEVVAVNNPGIPKPYVHLLKHDSLHGKLEGDFSFNEETAEISYNGRKIKFFSQRNPEELDWSSLGVSVVIDCTGIFKDKAKLGLHMKGTVKKVIMCAPGKDLDGTFVMGINHEKYDSSKHHIISNASCTTNCLAPIVKVLHENFGIVNGLMTTVHAYTSDQNLLDNAHDDLRRARAAALSMIPTSTGAAKALGEVIPEMIGKLDGYAVRVPTPDVSMVDLTVNLEKKATKQEINDAMKKASQGQLKGILGFTDEELVSMDFMGTTESSFFDSKLTNVIGNTAKVVSWYDNEVGFSNRVLDLANFVGQKL from the coding sequence ATGAAAACAGTAAAAATTGGTATTAACGGTGTTGGACGTATCGGTCGTACAATTCTTCGCGCTTACTTCGACAGAATTGCAAAGAACCTAGATACAAATATTGAAGTGGTTGCAGTTAACAACCCTGGTATCCCTAAGCCATATGTTCACCTTCTAAAGCACGACTCCCTTCATGGTAAGCTTGAAGGCGATTTCTCTTTCAACGAAGAGACAGCTGAAATCTCTTACAATGGCCGCAAAATTAAATTCTTCTCTCAACGTAACCCTGAAGAACTAGACTGGTCTTCACTAGGTGTAAGCGTTGTTATCGACTGTACTGGTATCTTCAAAGACAAAGCGAAACTTGGTCTTCACATGAAAGGTACTGTTAAAAAAGTTATTATGTGTGCTCCTGGTAAAGACCTTGATGGTACATTCGTAATGGGAATCAACCACGAGAAGTACGATTCATCTAAGCACCACATTATCTCAAACGCTTCTTGTACAACTAACTGTCTGGCTCCAATCGTTAAAGTTCTTCACGAGAACTTCGGTATCGTTAACGGTCTTATGACAACTGTTCACGCTTATACTTCAGATCAAAACCTTCTTGATAACGCTCACGATGATCTTCGTCGTGCTCGTGCTGCTGCTCTTTCAATGATCCCAACTTCAACTGGTGCTGCTAAAGCTCTTGGCGAAGTTATCCCTGAAATGATCGGTAAACTTGATGGTTACGCTGTTCGCGTTCCAACTCCAGATGTTTCTATGGTTGACCTGACTGTAAATCTTGAGAAGAAAGCAACTAAGCAAGAAATCAACGATGCTATGAAGAAGGCCTCTCAAGGTCAGCTAAAAGGCATTCTTGGTTTCACAGATGAAGAACTAGTTTCTATGGATTTCATGGGAACAACTGAGTCTTCATTCTTCGATTCTAAACTTACAAACGTAATCGGCAACACTGCTAAAGTTGTTAGCTGGTACGATAACGAAGTTGGTTTCTCTAACCGTGTACTAGATCTTGCTAACTTTGTGGGACAAAAACTCTAA
- a CDS encoding helix-turn-helix domain-containing protein, with protein sequence MDAEKKNYYEVLEIETNATPNQIENAYIRARNAYSGDSVALYSLMTKDECDNILGQIEEAYSVLGFPEKRREYDRLRGFNQGGISPQANPDKIHMVLTVEDRKNESIQYENFGSNLIEARVSKITAQKKFGLEFSENADMERKIREASDFPGSFLKEIREYKNVSIERMAEMTRISKTHLTAIENEDVSKLPAEVYVRGYVYQFAKVLKLNPDTVANSYLLHFKKLRTQK encoded by the coding sequence ATGGATGCTGAAAAGAAAAACTATTACGAAGTCCTTGAGATCGAAACAAACGCGACTCCGAATCAAATCGAGAACGCCTACATTCGTGCTCGTAATGCTTACTCTGGTGACAGTGTTGCTCTTTACTCGCTTATGACTAAAGACGAGTGTGATAATATTCTTGGCCAAATTGAAGAGGCCTACTCTGTTCTTGGTTTCCCTGAAAAGCGTCGTGAATACGATCGCCTTCGCGGTTTCAACCAAGGTGGAATCTCTCCACAAGCAAATCCAGATAAGATTCACATGGTTCTTACTGTGGAAGACCGTAAGAATGAATCGATTCAATATGAAAACTTTGGCTCTAACCTCATTGAGGCAAGAGTTTCTAAGATCACTGCTCAAAAGAAATTCGGTCTTGAGTTCTCTGAGAACGCGGACATGGAAAGAAAAATTCGTGAAGCGAGTGACTTCCCTGGCTCATTCTTAAAAGAGATTCGTGAGTATAAAAACGTATCGATTGAACGTATGGCCGAGATGACAAGAATTTCTAAGACTCATTTGACTGCAATTGAAAACGAAGATGTGTCTAAACTTCCTGCGGAAGTTTATGTTCGCGGTTATGTTTATCAATTCGCGAAAGTTTTAAAGCTTAATCCAGACACAGTGGCCAACAGCTACCTTCTGCATTTTAAAAAGCTTAGAACACAAAAATAA
- a CDS encoding CHASE3 domain-containing protein, whose amino-acid sequence MLKNVGLKKKLLVLCVFLSLMSVFIGGVSYYGSSKVSNSYDLVADSALPSLNKLNEMFLSYQSIRINLRTLGLMNLP is encoded by the coding sequence ATGTTGAAGAATGTTGGCCTTAAAAAAAAACTTCTTGTTCTGTGTGTTTTTCTTTCTCTTATGAGTGTTTTCATTGGAGGAGTCTCTTATTATGGAAGTTCCAAGGTTTCTAACAGCTATGACTTAGTCGCGGATTCTGCTCTTCCAAGTCTCAATAAACTGAATGAAATGTTCCTAAGCTATCAAAGCATCAGAATCAATCTGCGCACTTTGGGATTGATGAATCTCCCTTAG
- a CDS encoding TatD family hydrolase — protein sequence MFIETHCHLDYLKALPLEEIRKLISEAGIQKVVTIGVDPLNLDKVQELSQNCPEVYYTQGIHPHDAKEATDVEFNKIRTRGAEPKMVAVGEIGLDYHYNNSPPEIQKTVFEQQLQIACDLDLPVVIHTREADEDTKAILRNFSSKLKRRGVIHSFTSSLDLAEFVLGEGYYIGFNGIITFKKAENVQEVVKITPTSKILFETDSPFLTPVPHRGKENAPYYLPFVAAKIAELKNVDLEKLKAEVYQNSFSCFSKLANS from the coding sequence ATGTTTATTGAGACCCATTGCCATCTGGATTATTTAAAGGCCCTCCCTCTGGAAGAGATCAGAAAGCTCATCTCCGAGGCCGGCATTCAAAAAGTTGTGACCATTGGCGTGGACCCTCTCAATCTCGATAAAGTTCAAGAACTATCTCAGAATTGCCCTGAGGTGTATTACACTCAGGGCATTCATCCTCACGATGCCAAAGAAGCAACTGACGTAGAATTTAACAAGATTCGCACTCGTGGCGCTGAACCGAAGATGGTGGCAGTGGGTGAAATTGGTCTTGATTACCACTACAACAACTCCCCTCCTGAAATTCAAAAAACGGTATTTGAACAACAATTGCAAATTGCTTGTGACTTAGATCTTCCAGTTGTGATTCACACCCGTGAAGCTGACGAGGACACCAAGGCCATTCTTAGAAACTTCTCAAGCAAACTAAAACGCCGTGGGGTGATTCACAGTTTCACCTCGAGCCTGGATCTGGCAGAGTTTGTTCTTGGCGAAGGTTACTACATAGGTTTTAACGGCATTATTACCTTTAAAAAGGCCGAGAACGTTCAGGAAGTGGTGAAGATCACCCCTACTTCGAAAATCCTTTTTGAAACCGATTCTCCGTTTTTAACACCAGTTCCTCATCGTGGGAAAGAAAACGCTCCCTACTATTTACCATTCGTAGCAGCAAAAATCGCAGAATTAAAAAATGTTGATTTGGAAAAATTGAAGGCCGAAGTTTATCAGAATTCGTTCAGCTGTTTTTCGAAACTCGCTAATTCATAA
- a CDS encoding P-loop NTPase, whose product MELESEAEISPENMKKIWAVGGGKGGVGKSLVSANVAICLALMGNKVVAVDLDLGGANLHTCLGLPIPQTTLSDYVSKKVDNFEDLLVTTPINNLKIISGAQDELGMANLKHMHKNQIIKKLSELDADYILFDLGAGTAFNTIDFFISADKGILVVLPEPTSIENTYRFIKSVFYRRLKMVDGIAEIEPLINEAMNAKLSLGGTTSPADLIRKITEINPEVGRRVKEEMADFRPNLIINQVRSQADIDIGYSIQSICRKYFGIEMTFPGYLDYDQSVWQSVRKRKPLLIEYPNSKLVNNFDRIVNRLIES is encoded by the coding sequence ATGGAATTAGAATCAGAGGCGGAAATTTCGCCTGAGAATATGAAAAAAATATGGGCCGTTGGTGGCGGTAAGGGTGGCGTTGGTAAGAGTCTTGTCTCTGCGAACGTTGCGATTTGCCTTGCGCTAATGGGTAACAAAGTTGTGGCCGTGGACCTGGATCTTGGTGGAGCAAACCTTCACACTTGTTTAGGTCTTCCGATTCCGCAAACGACTCTTTCGGACTACGTATCGAAAAAGGTCGATAACTTTGAAGACCTACTGGTAACGACCCCAATCAATAACCTTAAAATCATTTCTGGGGCACAGGATGAACTGGGCATGGCGAATTTAAAGCACATGCACAAAAACCAGATCATCAAGAAGCTCTCAGAGCTTGATGCCGACTACATCCTATTTGACTTGGGTGCGGGTACGGCCTTCAACACGATCGATTTCTTTATCAGTGCTGATAAAGGAATCTTAGTTGTTCTTCCTGAACCAACTTCAATTGAGAATACTTATCGCTTCATCAAGTCAGTGTTCTACCGTCGTTTAAAAATGGTGGATGGAATTGCTGAGATTGAACCTCTTATCAACGAAGCGATGAATGCGAAACTTTCCCTTGGTGGAACAACTTCACCAGCAGATCTGATTCGCAAGATCACTGAAATCAATCCTGAAGTTGGTCGTCGAGTTAAAGAAGAAATGGCGGATTTCCGTCCTAATTTGATCATCAACCAGGTTCGCTCTCAAGCGGACATTGATATCGGTTACTCTATTCAGAGCATCTGCCGTAAGTACTTTGGTATCGAGATGACTTTCCCTGGTTATCTTGATTACGACCAATCAGTTTGGCAGAGTGTGAGAAAGAGAAAGCCTCTTCTCATTGAATATCCAAATTCAAAACTGGTGAATAATTTTGATCGTATCGTTAACCGTTTGATCGAATCTTAG
- a CDS encoding diacylglycerol/polyprenol kinase family protein: MSASQGQKYNSSFETVLHKRSDLHILRKLWHISTGSLGLFMFHQMDASTNTFAIIIMAIAVAGFMADIIRAKYPPFNKLVIKLMGPLMRRSEKEGMSGLPFYALGVSISLFFYQRDIAIISVMFLVFSDPLSSFFGVLYGKDKILPNKSLQGAVAGFFTCYLITLFYVMNTATLGTHILVFAIVSGVIGAASELVSAFNIDDNLTIPVLSGLGMTLLNHFVPVFG; encoded by the coding sequence ATGTCAGCATCTCAAGGCCAGAAATACAATTCGTCTTTTGAGACGGTTTTACATAAAAGATCAGATCTTCACATACTTAGAAAGCTTTGGCACATTTCAACTGGGTCTCTCGGCTTGTTCATGTTCCATCAGATGGATGCTTCTACAAATACTTTCGCCATCATTATCATGGCGATTGCTGTGGCCGGTTTCATGGCCGACATCATTCGCGCAAAATATCCTCCCTTTAATAAACTCGTAATCAAACTAATGGGTCCACTAATGCGCCGTTCTGAAAAAGAAGGGATGAGTGGTCTTCCGTTTTATGCATTGGGCGTGTCAATTTCTCTATTTTTCTACCAAAGAGACATCGCCATCATTTCTGTAATGTTTCTAGTTTTCTCTGATCCACTTTCATCTTTTTTTGGAGTGCTGTACGGGAAAGATAAAATCCTACCGAACAAATCTCTTCAAGGTGCAGTGGCGGGCTTCTTCACTTGTTACCTCATTACTCTTTTTTATGTGATGAATACGGCGACTCTTGGAACTCATATCCTAGTGTTCGCAATCGTGTCTGGAGTAATTGGTGCTGCTTCTGAACTCGTTTCAGCATTCAACATTGATGACAATCTAACGATCCCAGTTTTATCTGGTCTTGGAATGACTCTGCTCAATCACTTCGTTCCTGTATTTGGTTAA
- a CDS encoding methyl-accepting chemotaxis protein, giving the protein MAAKSLKGLAEAQSAFIEANREYSLNVKLPKQKELYAILQSEWLQFSKIGERAVNAYHSTDPGMKATLETIFFVECPESAAKFEKAITNLKAHEMELAKTYVNDAQSSAAFTNIFIFSLAIAVLIFALVVGAIFSNIISTTLQDIATKIMGSTEKTSYASGEMNSASVRLSEGASSSAASVEETVSALEELSSMVKLNSDHAREANALSQKSFNSAQSGETELKKLIDAMNDMSKSSKKIEEITNVIDEISFQTNLLALNAAVEAARAGEQGKGFAVVADAVRGLAQRSAAAAKNINELISENVRMGQEGYQRASQSGIVLQEIVTSVKRVADLNSEISAASQEQAHGIEQISKAMHHLDSAIQQTASFSEEVASSSDNMSSEANELLGLVNQLKDFVEGHHGKEAETIEFYQNHESKAAA; this is encoded by the coding sequence GTGGCGGCAAAATCACTAAAAGGTTTGGCAGAAGCGCAATCGGCCTTTATTGAGGCCAATCGTGAATATTCTTTGAATGTGAAATTACCTAAGCAAAAAGAACTTTACGCCATTCTTCAATCTGAATGGTTACAGTTCAGTAAAATTGGTGAGCGTGCGGTGAATGCTTATCACTCAACTGATCCAGGGATGAAGGCGACCCTTGAAACAATTTTCTTTGTCGAGTGTCCAGAGTCTGCGGCGAAATTTGAAAAGGCCATTACAAATCTAAAGGCCCATGAAATGGAACTAGCAAAGACTTACGTTAACGATGCTCAATCATCTGCGGCCTTCACGAATATTTTCATATTCTCCCTCGCCATTGCAGTTCTCATATTCGCTCTTGTTGTTGGTGCTATTTTCTCGAATATTATATCTACAACTCTTCAAGATATCGCGACTAAGATCATGGGGTCTACTGAGAAGACTTCATATGCCAGTGGTGAGATGAATTCTGCTTCTGTTCGTCTTTCTGAAGGTGCGTCTAGTTCTGCGGCCTCAGTTGAGGAAACTGTTTCCGCCCTGGAAGAGCTATCTTCAATGGTGAAGTTAAATTCTGATCACGCTCGTGAGGCCAATGCACTTTCTCAGAAGTCATTTAACTCTGCCCAAAGTGGAGAGACTGAACTTAAAAAACTTATCGATGCTATGAACGACATGTCGAAGTCTTCTAAGAAGATTGAAGAGATCACTAACGTGATTGATGAAATTTCATTTCAAACCAATCTCCTCGCTTTGAATGCGGCAGTTGAAGCGGCACGTGCCGGTGAACAAGGAAAAGGTTTTGCGGTAGTGGCGGACGCGGTAAGGGGTCTTGCTCAAAGATCGGCCGCAGCCGCAAAGAACATCAATGAACTTATTTCTGAGAACGTGAGAATGGGTCAGGAAGGTTACCAAAGAGCGAGTCAATCAGGCATCGTGCTTCAGGAAATTGTGACCTCGGTAAAACGAGTGGCAGATTTGAACTCTGAAATCTCGGCCGCCTCTCAAGAGCAGGCCCATGGAATTGAGCAAATTTCAAAGGCCATGCACCACTTAGATTCAGCTATTCAGCAAACTGCTTCATTCTCAGAAGAAGTGGCCTCTTCATCAGATAATATGTCTTCAGAAGCGAATGAGCTTTTGGGCCTGGTTAATCAACTGAAAGATTTTGTGGAAGGACATCACGGCAAAGAGGCCGAGACGATTGAATTCTATCAGAATCATGAATCTAAAGCGGCTGCTTAA
- a CDS encoding 3'-5' exoribonuclease YhaM family protein, producing MTKLFISDLQGKEEIESVFLVKIFNVMEGKDGKKYFNIILTDSTGEMEARLWHYSAEIEKNISKGTFVKVRGKVNFYQGRKQFIIAHIEKVEQNDVSLDDFVMKAVEDPEVMYKKLLNIVDGLTDVYIRDLLRNIITDGEIARRLKIWQAGKSIHHAYRSGLLEHILSCTELALHLSKHYKVNENYVVAGCILHDICKIYELTDGVNVEYTEEGKLVGHLVKGLEIVDRFSYKIKNFPHYTKMHIKHILLAHHGEYEYGSPKIPQTSEAYLVHLIDLMDSKMGSFDIIRKTDNNTGHWSGFVKHLDRIVYKSELPFYPEYIQEEEHHHEERQERPEPKREAPKPQRGQPEPKTSLGNMLSGFKVDKP from the coding sequence ATGACAAAACTTTTTATCTCCGATTTGCAGGGTAAAGAAGAAATTGAATCTGTTTTCCTGGTTAAAATCTTCAACGTAATGGAAGGGAAGGACGGTAAGAAATACTTCAATATCATCCTGACTGACTCAACAGGGGAGATGGAAGCTCGTCTTTGGCATTATTCGGCTGAGATCGAGAAGAACATCTCGAAGGGGACCTTTGTTAAGGTTCGTGGGAAGGTGAATTTCTATCAGGGCCGTAAGCAGTTTATCATTGCTCACATTGAGAAAGTGGAACAAAACGACGTGAGCCTGGACGACTTCGTGATGAAGGCGGTTGAGGATCCGGAAGTGATGTACAAGAAGCTTTTGAACATCGTTGATGGGCTGACAGATGTTTACATTCGTGACCTATTAAGAAATATCATCACTGATGGAGAAATCGCTCGTCGTCTGAAAATCTGGCAAGCAGGGAAGTCGATTCATCATGCTTACCGCTCTGGTCTTTTAGAGCACATCCTTTCTTGTACAGAATTGGCACTTCACCTTTCTAAGCATTACAAGGTGAACGAGAACTACGTGGTGGCCGGTTGTATCTTGCACGATATTTGTAAGATCTATGAGCTGACTGACGGCGTGAACGTTGAGTATACAGAAGAAGGAAAATTGGTTGGCCACTTGGTTAAGGGGCTAGAGATCGTTGATCGCTTCTCTTATAAGATTAAAAATTTCCCTCACTACACAAAAATGCACATTAAACATATCCTCCTGGCCCACCATGGAGAGTATGAATACGGATCACCAAAAATTCCTCAGACTTCTGAGGCTTACCTAGTGCACTTGATTGATCTCATGGATTCAAAAATGGGTTCATTCGATATCATTCGTAAGACTGATAACAATACTGGTCACTGGTCTGGATTTGTGAAGCACTTGGATCGTATTGTTTATAAGTCTGAGCTTCCTTTCTATCCTGAATACATTCAGGAAGAAGAGCATCATCATGAAGAAAGACAAGAACGTCCTGAGCCTAAGCGTGAAGCTCCTAAGCCCCAAAGAGGGCAGCCGGAGCCTAAGACGAGTTTGGGGAATATGCTGTCTGGATTTAAGGTCGATAAGCCATAA